Proteins encoded together in one Prionailurus viverrinus isolate Anna chromosome B1, UM_Priviv_1.0, whole genome shotgun sequence window:
- the ADAM29 gene encoding disintegrin and metalloproteinase domain-containing protein 29, producing the protein MTVIKGLLYMRIIFLLHWFGVCLFFCGHTQAEHPQYNSPPEVVIPLRIPGTGRGMKPSGWLSYSLHFGGKRHIVHIKVKKHLLSRHLPVFTYTDQGALLEDQPFVQNDCYYHGYVEGDPESLVALSYCFGGFRGLLQINDIAYEIEPMTFSTNFEHLVYKMESEEAQFPIMNSDFMREKTVPQWESQEIDNSTQKQSSYMGWWLHMFVIEIAVVVDHSLYLHIKKNISKFNEDLYTIVNIVDSIYDVLGLKLLLFGLEFWTEKNYIEVNDIRRSLRYFCLWKKENLDIRLPHDTIHLFINKTVRGMSGLGYVQGLCQSHINCAIVTNVEKTLGTVAIAMAHHIGHNLGMIHDTDFCTCAVPKCIMHFSNPPITKFSNCSYSYFWRYSIHQVKCLFYTIHTKDIFSQTRCGNGIVEDEEECDCGPLQSCAKDACCLSNCTLSFGSTCAFGLCCKDCQLLPSGKICRKQVNECDLPEWCDGISHMCPDDVYVEDGIPCNESAYCYEKNCNDRNEQCKQLFGQEATSASQSCYKKINTLGDRFGNCGLKNAAYIKCNISDSLCGRVQCKNVTEIPTLHEHYTVHQFHSNDGVCWGIDYHSGMPIPDIGEVKDGTECGPEHLCIDRQCVHISRLDSSCSPKFCNLRGICNNKHHCHCNYLWDPPNCLKRGNGGSVDSGPPPKREKIKRGYLLAFSLLWLLLLLCCLICLCMKKKSKEKEAESAKQTQTFPLKQVQKVPSKQMLNVPTQPEKPAQNVPPKPESKAPSRQESKAPSTQESKAPSRQESRPPSRQESRAPSRQESRAPSRQESRAPSRQESRAPSRQESRAPSRQESRAPSRQESRAPSRQESRAPSRQESRAPSRQVSKVSTQSAKQQKAQPSKPPQKLQSQASLSLQQGKGGKQRPSLVKNVPK; encoded by the coding sequence ATGACTGTGATTAAAGGTCTCCTATACATGAGGATCATATTTCTGCTACACTGGTTTGGGGTGTGTCTGTTCTTTTGTGGACACACCCAGGCTGAGCACCCCCAGTATAATAGTCCTCCAGAAGTGGTGATTCCTTTGAGGATACCTGGCACTGGCAGAGGCATGAAGCCTTCAGGCTGGCTCTCTTACAGCCTGCATTTTGGGGGCAAGAGACACATTGTCCATATAAAGGTCAAGAAGCATTTGCTGTCCAGACACCTCCCAGTGTTCACCTATACAGACCAGGGTGCTCTCCTTGAGGACCAACCTTTTGTTCAGAATGACTGCTACTATCATGGCTATgtggagggagacccagaatccctgGTCGCCCTCAGTTACTGTTTTGGTGGTTTTCGAGGATTGTTACAGATAAATGACATTGCTTATGAAATTGAGCCCATGACTTTTTCTACTAACTTTGAACATCTGGTATATAAAATGGAGAGTGAGGAAGCCCAATTCCCAATCATGAACTCTGACTTTATGCGAGAGAAAACTGTACCCCAATGGGAGTCTCAAGAGATTGATAATTCTACTCAGAAACAAAGTTCTTATATGGGCTGGTGGCTCCATATGTTTGTTATTGAAATAGCAGTGGTGGTGGACCATAGTTTATATCTTcatataaaaaagaacatttcaaagtTTAATGAAGACCTATATACTATTGTAAATATAGTGGATTCCATTTATGACGTCTTGGGTCTTAAATTGCTATTGTTTGGTTTGGAGTTCTGGACTGAAAAAAACTACATTGAAGTAAATGATATAAGGAGATCTCTGAGATATTTTTGCctttggaaaaaggaaaaccttGATATCCGCCTACCACATGATACTATAcatctttttataaataagacaGTACGAGGAATGAGTGGCTTAGGCTACGTTCAAGGACTGTGTCAATCACACATTAATTGCGCAATTGTTACTAATGTAGAAAAAACCTTGGGCACTGTTGCAATTGCAATGGCTCATCATATTGGTCATAATTTGGGTATGATTCACGATACTGACTTTTGTACATGTGCAGTGCCTAAATGCATAATGCATTTTTCAAACCCACCAATAACTAAATTTAGCAATTGTAGTTATTCTTATTTTTGGAGATATTCTATACACCAGGTAAAATGTTTGTTCTACACTATACACACAAAGGACATATTTTCACAGACACGTTGTGGGAATGGTATTGTTGAAGATGAAGAGGAGTGTGACTGTGGAcctttacagagttgtgcaaaaGATGCCTGCTGTCTGTCAAACTGCACTTTGAGCTTTGGGTCTACATGTGCTTTTGGGCTTTGTTGCAAGGACTGCCAGTTATTACCATCAGGAAAAATATGTAGAAAGCAGGTCAATGAATGTGATCTTCCAGAGTGGTGCGATGGCATATCCCACATGTGCCCAGATGATGTCTATGTGGAGGATGGAATTCCTTGTAATGAAAGTGCCTATTGCTATGAGAAGAACTGTAATGACCGCAATGAACAGTGTAAGCAGCTTTTTGGCCAAGAGGCAACGAGTGCGAGTCAGAGTtgctacaaaaaaataaacactcttGGTGATCGTTTTGGTAACTGTGGTCTCAAAAATGctgcatatataaaatgtaatatctCAGACAGCCTGTGTGGCAGAGTTCAGTGTAAGAATGTGACAGAAATTCCCACTCTGCACGAACATTATACTGTGCATCAATTTCACTCCAATGACGGCGTCTGCTGGGGTATTGACTACCACTCTGGGATGCCCATACCTGATATTGGTGAAGTGAAAGATGGCACAGAGTGTGGCCCAGAACATCTCTGCATCGACAGGCAGTGTGTCCATATATCTCGCTTGGATAGTAGTTGTTCACCTAAGTTCTGTAACTTGAGGGGAATTTGCAACAATAAACATCACTGCCATTGCAACTATTTGTGGGATCCACCCAACTGCCTAAAACGGGGCAATGGAGGTAGTGTTGATAGTGGACCACCCccgaagagagaaaaaataaagaggggttACTTGTTAGCATTCTCACTTCTTTGGTTGCTTCTCTTATTATGTTGTCTTATTTGTCTTTGCATGAagaaaaaatcaaaggaaaaggaagctgaaagtgcaaaacaaacacaaacgTTTCCTTTAAAACAAGTGCAAAAGGTTCCTTCAAAACAGATGCTAAATGTTCCTACTCAACCTGAAAAACCAGCACAAAATGTTCCTCCAAAACCAGAGAGTAAGGCTCCTTCAAGACAAGAGAGTAAGGCTCCTTCAACACAAGAGAGTAAGGCTCCTTCAAGACAAGAGAGTAGGCCCCCTTCAAGACAAGAGAGTAGGGCTCCTTCAAGACAAGAGAGTAGGGCTCCTTCAAGACAAGAGAGTAGGGCTCCTTCAAGACAAGAGAGTAGGGCTCCTTCAAGACAAGAGAGTAGGGCTCCTTCAAGACAAGAGAGTAGGGCTCCTTCAAGACAAGAGAGTAGGGCTCCTTCAAGACAAGAGAGTAGGGCTCCTTCAAGACAAGAGAGTAGGGCTCCTTCAAGACAAGTGAGTAAGGTTTCGACTCAAtc